One part of the Candidatus Aquiluna sp. UB-MaderosW2red genome encodes these proteins:
- a CDS encoding glucosamine-6-phosphate deaminase, which translates to MKLETLDTAQEACSAAADYISENFPQNGVLGVATGGTQVPLYQELAKRPPLSVKKAFALDEYVGLSQDDPRSFYSYLVKLVQEPLAFAAGTIRVPLGIAVDLEKEATAFESEILKEQVDLQILGVGTNGHIAFNEPGSDPLSKTRVVKLSQETRVANKADFGDLAPEAAISQGIATIFRAKKLVLIATGASKAHALSMLLAGVENSEYPVTYLANHPDLVVFADKAAAS; encoded by the coding sequence ATGAAACTCGAGACTTTAGACACGGCCCAAGAGGCCTGTTCGGCAGCAGCTGACTACATATCTGAGAATTTTCCACAAAATGGAGTCCTGGGTGTTGCCACTGGTGGCACCCAGGTGCCGCTCTACCAAGAACTTGCCAAAAGGCCCCCATTGAGTGTCAAAAAGGCCTTTGCTCTGGATGAGTATGTTGGCCTATCCCAGGATGACCCGAGGTCTTTTTATAGCTACTTGGTGAAACTGGTCCAAGAGCCACTTGCTTTTGCAGCTGGCACCATTCGGGTTCCGCTTGGCATAGCGGTGGATCTTGAAAAAGAAGCTACTGCATTCGAATCAGAGATCCTAAAAGAGCAGGTTGATTTGCAGATTCTGGGTGTTGGAACAAACGGTCACATTGCCTTTAATGAGCCGGGCTCAGACCCCTTATCAAAGACCAGGGTGGTAAAGCTGAGTCAAGAAACCCGAGTAGCCAATAAGGCAGACTTTGGAGACCTGGCTCCGGAGGCTGCAATCAGTCAGGGAATAGCCACCATTTTTAGAGCCAAGAAGCTGGTTTTGATCGCCACCGGAGCATCCAAGGCTCACGCGCTTTCGATGCTGCTGGCTGGAGTTGAAAACTCCGAATACCCGGTGACCTACCTCGCAAACCACCCCGACCTAGTTGTCTTTGCCGATAAGGCTGCAGCTAGCTAG